In Nitrosarchaeum koreense MY1, one genomic interval encodes:
- a CDS encoding magnesium transporter CorA family protein, whose protein sequence is MKKGFITNRLHVGKKPQAVPVERKIETVEGKRFLWIDLQNPDRSDIEKLAETYRLNALNIEDCMTKSELPKLDSYQDHFFVILHFPSLLRQPGISRNSQLSIFIGKDFLITVHQGDLKPLVDLVNICKNDLDAHRKERILGKSVEYLLHEIIDILVDELLHISRKVIANLDDLEDEVFDEKISVARSIALLRREINVMRRIANPLKKFVLEITKNIKKFSEEDDLSLYFDDVIDHIDKVIETLEESRETMEIYKDTDFMLSTEKTNKVLAALTIIFTFAIPGTVIGTFYGMNINLPGGLNDQVSFLGPYTVLILIILASTIPVALMFIYFKKLGWIGR, encoded by the coding sequence GAAAAAACCACAAGCGGTACCTGTAGAAAGAAAAATTGAAACCGTTGAGGGTAAGAGATTTTTGTGGATTGATCTACAAAATCCAGATAGAAGTGATATTGAAAAATTAGCTGAAACATACCGTTTGAATGCATTAAACATTGAAGACTGTATGACTAAATCAGAACTTCCAAAACTAGATAGTTATCAGGATCATTTTTTTGTGATATTACATTTTCCATCTCTATTAAGACAACCGGGAATTTCAAGAAATAGTCAGTTATCAATATTCATCGGAAAAGATTTTCTAATAACAGTTCATCAAGGGGATTTAAAGCCATTAGTAGATTTAGTAAATATTTGTAAAAATGATTTAGATGCACATAGAAAAGAAAGAATATTAGGAAAATCCGTAGAATATCTCCTCCATGAAATAATAGACATTCTAGTGGATGAACTCTTACATATATCAAGAAAAGTAATTGCAAATTTAGATGATCTTGAAGATGAAGTTTTTGATGAAAAAATATCTGTTGCAAGAAGTATAGCCTTACTTAGAAGAGAAATTAATGTAATGAGACGAATAGCAAATCCATTAAAGAAATTTGTATTAGAAATTACAAAAAATATTAAAAAATTTTCTGAGGAAGATGATCTATCACTGTATTTTGATGATGTAATAGATCATATTGATAAAGTAATTGAAACGCTGGAAGAATCTAGAGAGACAATGGAAATTTACAAAGATACTGACTTCATGTTAAGTACTGAAAAAACAAATAAAGTACTTGCGGCATTAACAATAATTTTTACATTTGCAATTCCCGGAACAGTGATTGGAACATTTTATGGGATGAATATAAATTTGCCAGGGGGGTTAAATGATCAAGTATCATTTTTAGGACCATATACAGTATTAATATTAATTATTTTGGCATCAACAATACCTGTCGCATTGATGTTTATTTATTTCAAAAAACTGGGTTGGATTGGTAGATAA